In the Nocardioides marmotae genome, GACCCAGGTCCACGAGGTGACGGTGCCGGTGTCGGCGACCTCGACGAAGTCGTCGAGCTGTCGGTGGGTGACGGGGTCGAACTCGGGCGGGGGGACCACGACGCGGCCCTCGGAGGTGCGGCCGCCGACGACGCGCTGGTCGCGCAGCCCGGTGAGGAACCGACCCAGGACGGGGCCGGTGGACCGGGTGTAGTCGAAGGCGACCGTGACCGGAGCGGACAAGGTTCGGGACATGGTCCGGAAGTGAAACACGTTCTAGAAATCGCGGCAAGGGTCTGCCAGGGTGGCGGACATGAAACTCGGACTGCAGCTCGGCTACTGGGGTGCCCAGCCGCCCACGGGGGTCGCGGAGCTCGTCGCGGCGGCCGAGGACGCCGGCTTCGACGCCGTGTTCACCGCCGAGGCGTGGGGATCCGACGCGTTCACCCCGCTGGCCTGGTGGGGGCGGGAGACGACGCGCCTGCGGCTCGGCACCTCGATCGTGCAGATGTCGGGCCGCACGCCCACCTCGATCGCCATGCACGCGCTGACCCTGGACCACCTCAGCGGCGGCCGCGTGGTGCTCGGCATGGGCGTCAGCGGGCCGCAGGTGGTCGAGGGCTGGTACGGCCAGCCGTTCGCGAAGCCGCTGGCCCGCACCCGTGAGGTCGTCGACATCATCCGCCAGGTCCTCGCCCGCGAGGCGCCGGTGACCAACGACGGGCCGCACCACCCCATGCCGTACGCCGGACCTGGGGCGACCGGCCTCGGCAAGCCGCTCAAGCCGATCGTGCACCCGCTGCGGGCCGACATCCCCATCTGGCTCGGCGCCGAGGGACCCAAGAACGTCGCGCAGACCGCCGAGATCGCCGACGGCTGGATCCCGATCTTCTACACGCCCCGCTCGGCGGGGATGTACCAGCCCTGGCTCGACGAGGGCTTCGCACGACCCGGCGCGCGGCGTACCCGGGCCGACTTCGAGATCGCCGCGACCTGCCACCTCGAGATCGTCGAGGACGCCGCCGGCAAGCAGGCCGTGATCGACGCGATGAAGCCGTTCGTCGCGCTCTACATGGGCGGCATGGGCGCCAAGGACCAGAACTTCCACAAGCAGGTCTTCGAGCGGATGGGCCACGCCGCCCTGGCCGACGAGGTGCAGGAGCTCTACCTCGCCGGGGAGAAGGACCGGGCCACCGCGCTCATCCCCGACGACCTCGTCGACGACATGCACATCATCGGAACCGCGGGCGAGGTGCGCGAGCGCGTCGCCCAGTGGGAGGAGACCGGAGTGACCACCCTGCTGCTCAGCTGCCGTTCCGCGGACGAGGTCCGCCGCGTCGCCGAGGTGCTCGCATGAGCGCCCCGACGATCGACGCCCCGGCCACCGAGGACCTCCTGCGTCTCGGCACCCACAACGGCCACCTCATGGTCGCGGCGCTGAAGAAGCACCGCACCAAGCCCGTCATGATGTTGTCACCGTCGTCTGGCGAGGGATTTGCCGAGACGTTGGTGGGCGGCCAAGTGGCCGATCGGATCAGCCAGTACGTCCAGGCGTTCGAGGCGCTCGGCGCCGGCCGCGGCACCGCGGGCGCGCTGCTCGCGCTCAACCGGCCCGAGGTGCTCTTCGTCCTCGGCGCGGGGCAGACGCAGGGCTACCGGCGTACGTCGCTGCACCCGCTCGGCTCGCTGGAGGACCACGCCTACGTCATCAACGACGCCGAGATCACCACGCTGGTCATCGACCCCAACCCGATGTTCGTCGAGCGGGCGCTCGGCCTGCTCGAGCGCTGCCCCGAGCTGACCACGGTGCTCACCCTCGGGCCGGTCCCGGAGGCGCTCGCCTCGACCCGCGCGGAGGTCGCCGACCTCACCGCGAAGGCCGCGGAGTTCGACCCGCGGCCCCTCGAGGCCGTGCCGCTGCCGCACGACCACGTCGTCTCGATCACCTACACCGGCGGCACGACCGGCAAGCCCAAGGGCGTCATCGGCACCGCGCGGCAGATGAACACGATGACCCAGATCCAGATGTCGGAGTGGGAGTGGCCCGAGTCGCCCCGCTTCCTCATGTGCACCCCGCTCTCGCACGCCGGCGCCGCGTTCTTCGTGCCGACCGTGCTCAAGGGCGGCTGCCTCTACGTGCTCGCGAAGTTCGACCCGGCCGAGGTGCTGCGCACGATCGAGGAGCAGCGGATCACCGCGACGATGCTCGTGCCCTCGATGCTCTACGCGCTGATGGACCACCCGGACTCGCGCACCCGCGACCTGTCCTCGCTGGAGACCGTCTACTACGGCGCCTCGGCGATCAACCCGGTGCGGCTGCGCGAGGCGATCGACCGGTTCGGGCCGATCTTCGCCCAGTACTACGGCCAGTCCGAGGCGCCGATGGTCATCTCCTACCTCGGCAAGGAGGACCACGTGTCCGGCGGGGACCGTCGGCTCTCCTCCTGCGGGCGGCCCTCGGCGTTCCTGCGCGCCGCGCTGCTCGGCGAGGACGGGCAGCCGGTGCCCCCCGGTGAGCCGGGGGAGATCTGCGTGGCCGGGCCGCTGCTGGCCGGCGGCTACTGGAAGCTCCCCGAGCCGACCGCGGAGACCTTCCGCGACGGGTGGATGCACACCGGCGACGTGGCCCGCGAGGACGAGGACGGCTTCTGGTACATCGTCGACCGGACCAAGGACATGATCGTCACCGGCGGCTTCAACGTCTTCCCCCGCGAGGTCGAGGACGTCGTGGCCGAGCACCCGGCGGTCGCGCAGGTCGGCGTCATCGGGACCCCGCACGAGAAGTTCGGCGAGGCGGTCACCGCGATCGTCGTCCTGCGCGAGGACGCGCCGCGCGACGAGGAGTCGGTCGCCCGGATGACCGCCGAGATCCAGGAGATGGTCAAGGAGCGCAAGGGCTCGGTGCAGTCGCCCAAGCAGGTCGTCGTCGCCGACGCGCTCCCGTTGACCGCACTGGGCAAGCCGGACAAG is a window encoding:
- a CDS encoding LLM class F420-dependent oxidoreductase, translated to MKLGLQLGYWGAQPPTGVAELVAAAEDAGFDAVFTAEAWGSDAFTPLAWWGRETTRLRLGTSIVQMSGRTPTSIAMHALTLDHLSGGRVVLGMGVSGPQVVEGWYGQPFAKPLARTREVVDIIRQVLAREAPVTNDGPHHPMPYAGPGATGLGKPLKPIVHPLRADIPIWLGAEGPKNVAQTAEIADGWIPIFYTPRSAGMYQPWLDEGFARPGARRTRADFEIAATCHLEIVEDAAGKQAVIDAMKPFVALYMGGMGAKDQNFHKQVFERMGHAALADEVQELYLAGEKDRATALIPDDLVDDMHIIGTAGEVRERVAQWEETGVTTLLLSCRSADEVRRVAEVLA
- the fadD8 gene encoding fatty-acid--CoA ligase FadD8, with protein sequence MSAPTIDAPATEDLLRLGTHNGHLMVAALKKHRTKPVMMLSPSSGEGFAETLVGGQVADRISQYVQAFEALGAGRGTAGALLALNRPEVLFVLGAGQTQGYRRTSLHPLGSLEDHAYVINDAEITTLVIDPNPMFVERALGLLERCPELTTVLTLGPVPEALASTRAEVADLTAKAAEFDPRPLEAVPLPHDHVVSITYTGGTTGKPKGVIGTARQMNTMTQIQMSEWEWPESPRFLMCTPLSHAGAAFFVPTVLKGGCLYVLAKFDPAEVLRTIEEQRITATMLVPSMLYALMDHPDSRTRDLSSLETVYYGASAINPVRLREAIDRFGPIFAQYYGQSEAPMVISYLGKEDHVSGGDRRLSSCGRPSAFLRAALLGEDGQPVPPGEPGEICVAGPLLAGGYWKLPEPTAETFRDGWMHTGDVAREDEDGFWYIVDRTKDMIVTGGFNVFPREVEDVVAEHPAVAQVGVIGTPHEKFGEAVTAIVVLREDAPRDEESVARMTAEIQEMVKERKGSVQSPKQVVVADALPLTALGKPDKKALRAQYWTGDRAVG